Part of the Mastacembelus armatus chromosome 6, fMasArm1.2, whole genome shotgun sequence genome, tatttatttatgttgtatAGAATATTAACCTCTTTGATACAGAATTGTTCTTAAATTTATTGGAGATTTTTTTCCTGGCTGAATACAAGAGAATGTCACAATTATAGTTTTGTGTGACCTAAGCACACATTTAAGTAATCAATgacaacacagaacataaaaacatttcaagatCCATTTATTTGAGTTGATACAGTACTACAGAGGCATTTTGTTAAATAGAAAAATGTCCAAATTAGAGAATTAAGACATTTTACAGGATTTGatgaacttttatttatttgctacTCCTAAAAATATCCACTTGGACAGGGCCTTAACCATGAGATGATACCACTCTATCTTAAATGAGCATacattgtatttttgtgtgtgcacacacagtcCAAAGAAGGCCAAAGCATGACCATGGAGCACTTTGACAACAAATGAAATGGCTTGATCACCAATAAATACAAGTATAAAAACACATTGataataattttcattattcaagaaaaaaaaaaaaaaaaggtcataaaaGATACCAAAGGCACACAAAATTAATCCACCTTGGCAGTCCAGGATCACcaaaagacacaaatgaaaaaaaaaaataataataaaacaaaaactgtggcAATAGCCAACCATAGTAATGAGCCATAACGAACATAATACttaaataacataataatactaatttaatattattgtCATAACAATATCCAGTCAAGTTTTCCTATGATTAGACTTTCAACTAACTTACAGATATGCACCAGTTATTTCCAGTTTGGCAGAATTTAATTTCCATCATCAGATTCTTTCCATTGCTTTAGTTCCTTTTTTCTCCTGATGATTTGGAATTTTGGAATTTTTGGACCTTCCATGGTGGAAGTGgcagaaaaaatacaaatttccCAAGGTCAGCTGTTGATATATTAGTACATATACTTACATTTTGCCATGTGAAGGTTGTTAAACCACTACTCTGACCCAGTGGAATATCAAAACGGGGAAAATGAGAATACACCAATTTAAGATCAAAAATGTCTCATTCTGGAGATAATTTTGGAATACTTCGAGGAAGGAAGTATTTTTCTGCCATAACATAAAGCAATATAAAGTTTCTTATATTTTggaaaatcaaaaacagaagcataataaaacaaaatactaaCATAGTATAATTTTCTCACTGTAAATCCAGTTGACAATAAAATGCAAtacaaaagacaataaaatgcaaTGTAATACGCAACAGGTCTTTGATTTAAATCAATACCCAGGACTTTCCATCACACAAGCAAACCACTAAAAACATTCAGCATGTGATCTTTTCCTCTTGGTCATGCaatgcatgtttttgtcatctgcattatttgttattttgcatGATGTCTCCCATTTTTGGCTTCTGCTGAAAACCATCATAGAAATCTTTTTAGTGCCCCATGCGTCATTCAAAATATTTCAATGGACTTGCACTAAGGATCCGTACTGGTCTCCACCTCACTGTGTGTGCTTTcgcaaaagaaagaaactgcagTTGAAGTGTTGTAAGGCCATTCAGAACAAATGCTGCACAGTTGCCCTCAGGCCAACCTGCACAACAACCTCCCAGCAACTCAAATAAAGacgcaaaaagaaaaataaagcaaatgtgAGGTAAAGCCAATGATTTCATTTACCGATAGGGACTCCCAAAAATCTCAACTCATTAGATCTTGACCTATCCAGTCTCCTAAATTATGTCAAAGCTTCATCACATCTTTGGTATGAAACAAAAACTTTCCCTCTACTCATTCTACTCACTTTCTTTACTTTCACTAGCCTACATTACTAATCcttcgaaaaaaaaaaaaaaaagactaaccCCTTAACCTTTcctgtgttttacagaaaagTCCACTCTAAGCTCCATGCATCACTCTTTCACactcttttcttctccctctaGCTATAAATCTCTACGCACTGCCACTCTCTTACTCACAAACGAAAACAATAGCTGGCTAATTGTGCTTGGTTGACATAATGGACTAGTATACACAGCTGGAGGGCTGAGCATGGACCGCAGATCCCACCTGTGCTGAGTTGGGCTGGGGCTGATAGAGATCTCTAGCACCAACACGTCTCCAGGCTTTGTCTGAGGAATTTGCTGTGTCATCAGCCAGCTAAAACAAACCACCTTACTTAGCTCTTTTGCAGAGCTCTGGGTAAAATATTAACTAGTCTGGCAATAAAAAGCACCTCACATGTctttgctaaaataaataaataaaaaactgaatctCTCACTAAACAGTCTGTTTTATCCGATAGCCTCGAAAATGCGAAGCAATCAAGGCTAAGAGAGCCAGGCACATTCCAGGACTGTGAGATAGTGTTTATGCCATCTCCCTTCACTAAATATCCTACTAGGTGAGTCCTACCAGACCTCTGGTGCTGCCAGCAAATCTGTATTCAAGAAAGCCACGTACACTGCTGACAAACCAACCTACTGGCTTAAACATTGACGAGGAAAACAGAGGCGGTCTTTCTGAGTAGCCTGTGGTTGCATATCTATGTGTGATTCTACTTGGGAGGAGGAGACAAGACTGTTTGATGTCAACTGTCTCGGGCTGACCTGTGAACCCCAAAACAAGTAAAGCTCGTCAGCTGTGTGCTGGAGGCCCTGGGTCTCTCCACATTCACAAACATCAAAAAAGCACAACTGGTGTCAGGTTGGCCTGGCTTTTCCCTCCACTTTAAGGAAATGACATACATAATTTGTATTATGAATCAAAAAAGGCACTTCCTACATATTCCCTAGTATTGTACACATATATAGGACATATGCTTTTATGAAGATAACTGCCTGCATGttgtacatgcacagacataGTTATATGCTGAGTATATATATGTTTCTCATCACTAACATAATTATATATGTCAGTTCCACACAAAGAGTTGGACACAAGGAGCTTTGTACTCTTCCAGTAATAGCCAGCACCCACCAGTTTTGCACTTGAAACTAAAGGctacaaaaatattaataaataatcagcaatgtcagttatttttttgaacaaaaccctggtttgtttcttttttttaaggaagCCGAGATCACAAACGCGTGTGCTCTGTGTGAGTTTTAAGGTGCTTCTGtaaactcaaactcaaaaacGGTGGTGTACAACGAGAACCAACCAACTAGTTTCTGGTTGCTGCGTTTGTGATTCTAACTTGCCTTCTTGCTGAATATGTAAACATGTTGAACACAGCAAAGTCTATGAGCGGGCTAAGAAAGCAGACTGGGTGGCATTCTCTCATGccatctccttctctctcctgttcACAAAACCTTAACCGATTTTCCACAGAAGTGCACATGTATGTATGCGTGCATAGACATATACCATTTCCATCAAGATATGAGCCCCAATTGAAAAGCCACAACTTCCCAAAAGGTGTATCCCAGTAACCTACTGGTCGTTAATGCCACACATTTACAtcttagcacacacacacacacacacacacacacacacacacacacacgcgcgcgcgcgcgcacacacacacacacacacacacacacacacacacacacacacacacacacacacacagagagtcaTGTTTAATTCCCgccattttttctctttctgccacCCGTCTGTTAGGTGAGGTTGCTGCTGATGTCCAGGGCTTGCTGGTACACCTGAGTCATGTCCTCCAGGTCCCCCAGCAAGGAGAAGCTGCCATTGTCCCCTGGGGAGCCTTTCGTTTTGGGGCCACGGCTGAACTTGTGTCCCTGAAGTGGAGGGGCTGCCTGGAAGCCCTTGAAGTTGGCAAGCTGCAGCAGGTTTTCAGCTGAGACACAGGCCCTGATATTTGGGCGGAGGTGGGTTGTGGAGGGATGCCACTCAGCCCCGCTGAGGGAGCTAGGTGATAGGGAAAGGACAGAAGTGTCCTCTCCAACTATGCTGGAGGGCCGACTTTGACTGCGGGACAGACCTGAGTCAGTTGAAGGTGGAGGCTCACCAAGAACTCCAGCCACTGCTGAGGGAGGCCCGCTGTAGGTGGAGTATTTTCCATTTCGCTTCAAGATGCCCTTTCTCCCCATAACTCTCTTGGGTGGAGAGGTGGCTAGCAGAGACATACTGGCACCCCCTAAAAGCTCAGAGGACTCACTGCGCTCTGGGGAGGAGTAATACCCTGATTCCCGTTGTTGGTTGTTCTTCAAGATGCCTTTCTTGGGCAGTGAGGGCAACATCTTAGCTGGTGAGCCTCCACCCAGTGTcggctcctcttcctctcgATCCGGACTTGAGGCCTCCTCTCCCCCTTCAGCTTGTTGAGGCAGCACTGCCTGGCCCAACTCCACTTCATCCAGACTGGGAGATTGCTGTTCCCCAGTAGCCCTGGTCTTCAGAATCCCCTTGGGTCTCTTCAGACCTGGCTTGTCCTCTGCTCCGCAGTGGATCTGTTCTGTctcaacattttctttcttagaCTTTTTGGGCCTCTGGCGCATCAGCTGAGGCATGGCTGCAGTTTTGGGTCCAGGACCACGTGGCTCAGTCCGGTTCTGCCAGTCGATGAAGCGGGCCAGCATGGGCGAGCCTCCATGGTCACGTTGGGTATCACAGTCACAGACACTGTTTTTCCAGCCCCAGTTTACCCACCAGTGATTGGCTATGTCCTCCACTGTTGCCCTGCGCTCAGGGTTCACCATCAGCATCCAGCGGATCAGTCCACGGGCATCTAGCAGGAAACAGACCATCAACAATTTGTAAGTCAATTTGTTCTGTCTTCTTGGTAACAATACAGTGTGTGCTATTACAGATTGTGAGTGTGAAACACCAAATGAATATATGTAAgaatatatgtaaaaatatggTTTTCATAAGTTCCAATTAGTAGTAGCTTTGTAAAACAACTGCAGTTTTTATATGTCTGGACAAAAGGGGTCATGTAGAGTTTATGGACAGAACAAAAAATTGGAATCAAGGGTCAGTGATTCAGTTTCTGACAGCTAGTGTTGCTCACTGCAGTCCAGCTGGAACACACTATGGATCGGAAGTATAGTTCATGATATTGCTTCATATAATGCACTGAAATTAGGTGTATTTTTCTAACATGTCAAAACTGGGAAGCAGTAATACCTGAGGACTGAGTAGGCTCCTTGTACTCGCCGTTGCTAATCTGGCGAATGAGGTTCTTGTGGTCTCCTCCATCAAATGGCATGGTCCCATAAACCAGGGTATACAGCAGCACCCCCAGAGCCCAGCTGTCCACCTGATAAGAGCAAAAACCTTTTGATAAACTAGGTAATTGAGTCATACACAGAATGCCCATCTCAAGTGAGCAAATTATTGAAAAAGGAATAACACTACCTCCACCTGCCCTTCTGTTCTGTCTAGAAGGAACAAACACTTTCTCTGAAGAGTGAGGTGGGAATTGTTGTGCGTGGAAGGGTGTAGTGAGTCTAGCAGAGATGTCAAAGTCATAATATCCTGGCTCCTAAAGACCCACTGGATATTCACTAACATTCCATGTTTAGCagattatctgtgtgtgtgtgtttgtgtttatgtgacagtgtgacagagaaggaaaaatgtttgtgtgtgttgactgtGATTAGGGGAGGATGAGATGCATTGAGTAATGTGCTTGTGGTGGCAGTAGCTGAAGCTCTGAGACATAATCGGGGAAGAGGAAATCAGATAGGACCCATTAAGGAGCTGGTGTACTTCCTCTATATCCCTGGGCCCTCATCAAGTATGTTTAACTCTCCTGTTGCCATTGGTTCATTCCTGAGGGCGAGACAGGGCACGCACTATTGTTGTGTTCTATTTTCAGTGCCTGTGTTTGCTGTAATTTGTGGCCTCACCCCAACTAAGGTTCTATAATTTCGATTGCCATCGGACTGTTCTTGTTTTTAGCACTCTCGGGTAAATTATAGTGAATTACACTAAATTGAATGGTTGGACTTGAATAGCTAAAAGTGCAACTTCTTTTCCCTCCgctgctttgttttgtggtACTGATGCAATTTTAGAGACAACACCCTTGACCCCTGTCACAGACGTTGCTTTCAAGaggtattttcactttttctttcatcaaaACGATTTGACTTTGATGGTAAGTGCCATTTTGAGGCTGTGACATTCATTCTTATCCCATTAAGCTGAAGAGGAAGTGAGCAAAAACTATCCTCAGCTTTCTCACTTCAAAGGACCCAGACATTGTAGGAAAGATAGAACAGACAATACCTTAGATTGAACACTATGGAGCTGCGGAAGAGACCCCCTTTGAGTTGAGACTAATAGTAATCCTATCAAAGAACCAGCAAACACTGCCTAATCACCACTTAGTGTATGGTCTATGTGATGATAATTAATAGTGAGCTACTAATGAAGAAAGTTATATAAGGTAAGAGATGCAGGGGGTTCACACCAAATTTAACAGCTACGAAGgacaataatgatgatgatgattggtACATAAAAGGAAATCGCATCATGGACTTAAGTTGCTGCCACTGTA contains:
- the nuak1b gene encoding NUAK family SNF1-like kinase 1 isoform X1; this encodes METAYLSPHRGATTRPETQKGQTLAGKPAGGDLSPSAPAPNLPAGTSPEASSDGRRNSGVKKHHHKHNLKHRYELLETLGRGTYGKVKKAIERHSGREVAIKSIRKEKIKDEQDMVHIRREIEIMSSLRHPHIISIYEVFENKDKIVIVMEYASKGELYDYISERRRLSERETRHFFRQIVSAVHHCHKNGVVHRDLKLENVLLDENCNIKIADFGLSNLFHKDKLLQTFCGSPLYASPEIVNGRPYRGPEVDSWALGVLLYTLVYGTMPFDGGDHKNLIRQISNGEYKEPTQSSDARGLIRWMLMVNPERRATVEDIANHWWVNWGWKNSVCDCDTQRDHGGSPMLARFIDWQNRTEPRGPGPKTAAMPQLMRQRPKKSKKENVETEQIHCGAEDKPGLKRPKGILKTRATGEQQSPSLDEVELGQAVLPQQAEGGEEASSPDREEEEPTLGGGSPAKMLPSLPKKGILKNNQQRESGYYSSPERSESSELLGGASMSLLATSPPKRVMGRKGILKRNGKYSTYSGPPSAVAGVLGEPPPSTDSGLSRSQSRPSSIVGEDTSVLSLSPSSLSGAEWHPSTTHLRPNIRACVSAENLLQLANFKGFQAAPPLQGHKFSRGPKTKGSPGDNGSFSLLGDLEDMTQVYQQALDISSNLT
- the nuak1b gene encoding NUAK family SNF1-like kinase 1 isoform X2, yielding MVHIRREIEIMSSLRHPHIISIYEVFENKDKIVIVMEYASKGELYDYISERRRLSERETRHFFRQIVSAVHHCHKNGVVHRDLKLENVLLDENCNIKIADFGLSNLFHKDKLLQTFCGSPLYASPEIVNGRPYRGPEVDSWALGVLLYTLVYGTMPFDGGDHKNLIRQISNGEYKEPTQSSDARGLIRWMLMVNPERRATVEDIANHWWVNWGWKNSVCDCDTQRDHGGSPMLARFIDWQNRTEPRGPGPKTAAMPQLMRQRPKKSKKENVETEQIHCGAEDKPGLKRPKGILKTRATGEQQSPSLDEVELGQAVLPQQAEGGEEASSPDREEEEPTLGGGSPAKMLPSLPKKGILKNNQQRESGYYSSPERSESSELLGGASMSLLATSPPKRVMGRKGILKRNGKYSTYSGPPSAVAGVLGEPPPSTDSGLSRSQSRPSSIVGEDTSVLSLSPSSLSGAEWHPSTTHLRPNIRACVSAENLLQLANFKGFQAAPPLQGHKFSRGPKTKGSPGDNGSFSLLGDLEDMTQVYQQALDISSNLT